The following is a genomic window from Hyphomicrobiales bacterium.
GCAGGTAAAGGGCTTCTACGATGCCGTAACGGGCTCGATCCAGTACGTCGTCAGCGACCCCGCGACCATGGCTTGCGCGATCATCGATCCGGTGCTGGACTTCGATGAGAAATCAGGCGCGACTGCCACCCGCAACGCGGACCGGTTGCTCGACTACGTGGCCGAGCAGGGGCTCAAGGTCGTATGGATTCTCGACACACACCCGCATGCGGATCACTTCTCCGCCGCGAGCTACCTCAAGGGGAAGACCGGGGCGCCGACGGCGATCGGTGAACACGTGCGGGATGTGCAGCAGTTGTGGAAGGAGATCTACAACTGGCCGGAACTTCGTACCGACGGATCCCAATGGGACCGGCTTTTTGCCGAAGGCGACACTATTGCGATCGGCAGCCTTGAGGGGCGGGTGATGTTCTCGCCCGGCCATACGCTGGCGTCGATCACCTATGTCATCGGTGATGCCGCCTTCATTCATGACACGCTGTTCATGCCGGATAGCGGCACAGCGCGGGCCGACTTTCCGGGCGGCAGCGCGCCTGCCCTGTGGCGTTCGATCCAGGCGATTCTGTCCCTTCCAGACGAGACGCGGCTGTTCACCGGACACGACTATCAGCCCGGCGGACGCGACGCCCGCTGGGAAAGCTCTGTCGCGACGCAGCGGGCGAGCAACAGCCATATTGCCAAGAGCGCGTCGGAAAGCGACTTCGTGGCCCTGCGCGAGGCGCGCGACCGCACCCTGCCGATGCCGAAGCTCATTCTTCACGCTCTGCAGGTCAACACGAACGGCGGACGCTTGCCTGAGCCCGAAAGCAATGGGCGGCGCTATCTCAAATTCCCCCTTGATGCCCTGCCGGGTGCAACCTGGAGCTGAATGGACGGGGGCTCAAAGCCGTCTGATATGATTGTGAAGTGCCCTGACCGTGATTTTTCGTGGCGAAATCCAGTGGGGGGCGCCGTCATTGTCGCCTTCCCGAAGGATTTCGTCGATAGATTGGAATGGC
Proteins encoded in this region:
- a CDS encoding Glyoxylase-like metal-dependent hydrolase (Beta-lactamase superfamily II), which translates into the protein MGQPQVKGFYDAVTGSIQYVVSDPATMACAIIDPVLDFDEKSGATATRNADRLLDYVAEQGLKVVWILDTHPHADHFSAASYLKGKTGAPTAIGEHVRDVQQLWKEIYNWPELRTDGSQWDRLFAEGDTIAIGSLEGRVMFSPGHTLASITYVIGDAAFIHDTLFMPDSGTARADFPGGSAPALWRSIQAILSLPDETRLFTGHDYQPGGRDARWESSVATQRASNSHIAKSASESDFVALREARDRTLPMPKLILHALQVNTNGGRLPEPESNGRRYLKFPLDALPGATWS